The Nitrosomonas sp. sh817 genome includes a window with the following:
- a CDS encoding sorbosone dehydrogenase family protein, translating to MKIFQLIVFVALLGLTCQAIALDAATNDTALAKRLDNPIPAVIEKGAIRLRLKTVATRLDAPNWGVSAPGDSEHLYVSDQNGKLWRINLTDGSKLFFDLSTLLVPLGAFGSESYDERGFLGFAFHPQYADNELVYTYTSEPVSANSDFSTIPPGGSANHRSVIREWKMNFSKFATEPEPMDVRVLLTVDQPQFNHNGGALNFGPDGRLYIAFGDGGGADDRDGQTFIGAPMSGHGADGNGQNPANPLGSLLRIDPLGTNSDNGLYGIPGDNPFASSSTVLRETYAYGFRNPFRFSFDSQTGALVLADVGQNAIEEVNLVQAGGNYGWGLKEGSFRFDPNGTSAGFVTDEAVSGDFKDPVVQYDHDEGTAVIGGFVYRGNTITDLQGKYVFGDASKTGNGDGRIFYTDGGAIFELELADRAQPGFWVLGFGQDGDGELYVLGNTTGTPFGETGTVYKLIPNAGFDGSAVDIPAVTARFSGGGDTVYRVRMQMLAGSAPLRFEVSQVEPLAERFRDDATVFTQATGQLQIPFINVTNDSGSIATYAVVLQQITDAPALTFELVNASLVK from the coding sequence ATGAAAATCTTTCAACTGATCGTGTTTGTTGCATTACTAGGCTTGACATGCCAGGCAATCGCGCTGGATGCCGCTACCAATGACACAGCTTTAGCCAAGCGATTGGATAATCCAATTCCTGCAGTAATCGAGAAAGGTGCCATCCGCTTGCGATTGAAAACTGTCGCAACGCGTTTGGATGCACCGAACTGGGGCGTTTCAGCGCCGGGTGACTCCGAGCATTTATATGTCAGCGATCAAAACGGTAAATTGTGGCGAATTAACTTGACCGATGGCAGTAAATTATTTTTCGATTTATCCACGCTGCTGGTGCCGCTGGGGGCTTTTGGCAGCGAATCGTACGATGAGCGCGGATTCCTTGGATTCGCCTTTCATCCGCAGTATGCCGACAACGAGCTGGTATATACCTATACTTCGGAACCAGTCAGCGCGAATAGCGATTTTTCAACTATTCCTCCCGGCGGTTCGGCCAATCATCGTTCTGTCATTCGCGAATGGAAGATGAATTTCTCAAAATTCGCCACAGAACCCGAACCAATGGATGTTCGCGTGCTGCTGACTGTCGATCAGCCGCAATTCAATCATAATGGCGGCGCGCTCAATTTCGGTCCGGATGGAAGACTTTATATCGCTTTTGGCGATGGCGGCGGCGCTGACGATCGCGATGGCCAAACATTCATCGGCGCGCCGATGAGCGGCCATGGCGCTGACGGCAATGGACAGAATCCAGCCAACCCGCTCGGCAGTTTGCTGCGGATCGATCCGCTGGGGACGAATTCGGATAACGGCCTCTACGGCATTCCGGGCGATAATCCCTTCGCCAGCTCATCGACTGTTCTTCGCGAAACTTATGCATACGGTTTCCGCAACCCGTTCCGCTTTTCTTTCGATTCGCAAACCGGCGCATTGGTGTTAGCCGATGTCGGACAAAACGCGATCGAAGAAGTCAATCTGGTTCAGGCAGGCGGTAATTATGGCTGGGGATTGAAGGAAGGCAGTTTCCGTTTTGACCCGAATGGTACTAGTGCCGGGTTTGTCACCGATGAAGCGGTATCGGGCGATTTTAAAGATCCGGTGGTGCAGTACGACCACGACGAAGGCACCGCCGTCATCGGGGGATTTGTCTACCGCGGTAACACCATCACCGATCTGCAAGGCAAATATGTATTCGGCGATGCTTCCAAAACCGGCAACGGCGATGGCCGGATCTTTTATACCGATGGCGGCGCTATCTTTGAGCTGGAGCTTGCGGATCGCGCACAACCGGGTTTTTGGGTATTGGGATTCGGACAGGACGGCGATGGCGAACTCTACGTGCTCGGCAACACCACCGGCACCCCATTCGGCGAAACCGGCACCGTTTACAAACTGATTCCCAATGCCGGATTCGACGGCAGCGCGGTGGATATCCCCGCTGTCACTGCAAGATTCTCCGGTGGTGGCGACACCGTTTACCGCGTTCGCATGCAAATGCTCGCCGGAAGCGCGCCGCTTCGATTCGAAGTGTCACAAGTTGAACCGCTGGCTGAACGTTTCCGTGACGACG